The following are encoded together in the Coffea arabica cultivar ET-39 chromosome 1c, Coffea Arabica ET-39 HiFi, whole genome shotgun sequence genome:
- the LOC140038948 gene encoding uncharacterized protein gives MAESLSKGLGKQRYLTDDSPTEDNKKLMWIQEDAQILGAIWNSMEPRIAYMCSHCETTKEVWDYVRLLYCSNLSRMYDISLEYFQLQQENKTVTEYFADLKRVSEELNAVMPLSSDITVMQRQREQMLVLKFLAGLKPEFEPIKSQILAGEQLPSFAEAYARVLRSASKDTTHGDGALINDKSALVANNGRIEQLNLGRGSRGGRSRGGRGGRGGRGTRECTHCGLKNHTHDTCWDLHGKPPRFANAVTIDQAESSSSAQGSQKTFTISEEDYVKFLQYQTANQASLPSASLAQKGNAMACLSTSKNFDTWIIDSGATDHMSGFEDKEDDWWRTRA, from the exons ATGGCTGAAAGTCTATCAAAAG GCTTAGGAAAGCAACGATATCTCACAGATGACTCTCCTACGGAGGACAACAAGAAACTAATGTGGATTCAAGAGGATGCCCAAATTCTTGGAGCAATATGGAATTCTATGGAGCCACGAATTGCTTACATGTGTTCTCATTGTGAGACAACAAAAGAAGTTTGGGATTATGTCCGGTTATTATACTGTAGTAATCTTTCACGGATGTATGATATTTCTTTGGAGTATTTTCAgttgcaacaagaaaacaagacaGTAACTGAATACTTTGCTGATCTTAAGCGAGTTTCAGAAGAATTAAATGCCGTAATGcctctctcaagtgatattacaGTTATGCAGAGGCAAAGAGAACAAATGCTTGTGCTCAAATTCTTGGCCGGTCTCAAGCCAGAATTTGAACCaatcaaatctcaaattttagcaGGTGAACAATTACCATCTTTTGCAGAGGCGTATGCTCGGGTCTTACGTTCTGCATCTAAGGACACTACACATGGTGATGGTGCTCTAATTAATGACAAATCTGCTTTAGTTGCTAACAATGGTCGGATAGAGCAACTCAACTTGGGACGTGGCTCTCGTGGAGGAAGAAGTAGAGGAGGTCGTGGGGGTCGTGGAGGTCGAGGCACCCGTGAGTGCACTCATTGTGGTTTGAAGAATCACACTCATGATACTTGTTGGGATTTACATGGAAAACCACCTCGGTTTGCTAATGCGGTTACCATTGACCAAGCTGAATCAAGTTCTTCAGCACAAGGGTCCCAGAAAACTTTTACCATATCCGAGGAAGATTATGTCAAATTTCTGCAGTACCAAACTGCAAATCAAGCATCTCTTCCCTCtgcttctttagcacaaaaaggtaatgCTATGGCTTGTCTCTCcacttccaaaaattttgacaCATGGATCATTGATTCCGGAgctactgatcatatgtcag gatttgaagacaaagaggaCGATTGGTGGAGGACGCGAGCATAA
- the LOC140038949 gene encoding putative late blight resistance protein homolog R1B-17: protein MDNVWNVEAWSELKNSFPDSINGSRILITSCRSDVALQIEPDCDPHFLRPFSDYESWKLLVEKIFQGEGCPEELLLVGEQIAQQCKGLPLSVVVVAGLLERTEKRKECWEKVAESLSSDKMEDLEARCPDKMEDLEARCLKILELSYRYLPGYLKACFLYLAVFIEDRDIPVDKLIKFWLAEGLVQGTQSNNLEDAAQDYLKDLISRSLMTISKRKSNGDVKACRLHDRLHDLFKWVDLPPLVTTYDEPYASFPDSNYGFDLYFDHQLQPVTYEAYRLSIFLKRNHFVESRPSGLGTRSLIFFASADSEPRCPHDISFICYNFKFLRVLDLECINMGISFPFEIGLLVGLRYLAVSGYVRSIPQSIANLRNLETLVVKGLRGKVVLPVTIWHMKRLRHLHVNKHVAFNWDDELLGGHFQLENLVSFSCPSLSCGEDAEKILKRFPNLCKLRCMLFESWDSSKICNQLPRFNFLTHLESLNIFYYGRALDASKFILPFKLKNLTLSNFHLPWSYTSVIGRLPHLQVLKLLSGAFEGQIWHLGEQEFRELVFLKLDTLNIVQWSAFSYHFPKLQHLIIQNCKDLLKVPYDFVHIPKLQRIEVLWSGQCTEESAKKIGEATGKIKVVINSL, encoded by the exons ATGGACAATGTGTGGAATGTTGAAGCTTGGAGTGAGTTGAAAAATTCATTCCCAGACAGCATCAATGGAAGTAGAATTTTGATAACGAGTTGTCGAAGTGATGTGGCCTTGCAAATTGAACCAGATTGTGATCCTCATTTTCTACGCCCATTTTCTGATTATGAAAGCTGGAAGTTGTTAGTGGAGAAGATATTCCAAGGTGAAGGTTGTCCAGAGGAATTGTTGCTAGTTGGAGAACAAATTGCTCAACAATGTAAAGGATTACCACTTTCAGTTGTTGTAGTAGCTGGTCTCCTTGAGAGgacagaaaagagaaaagaatgctgGGAAAAAGTTGCAGAGAGCTTGAGTTCGGATAAAATGGAAGATCTAGAAGCTCGGTGCCCGGATAAAATGGAAGATCTAGAAGCTCGGTGCCTGAAAATCTTAGAACTGAGCTACAGATACTTACCGGGATATCTAAAAGCATGCTTTCTCTATTTGGCAGTTTTTATTGAAGACAGAGATATTCCGGTTGACAAGTTGATAAAGTTTTGGCTTGCTGAAGGGCTTGTACAAGGAACCCAGTCAAATAACTTAGAAGATGCTGCGCAGGATTACTTGAAGGATTTGATTAGTAGGAGCTTGATGACAATCTCCAAAAGAAAGTCTAACGGAGATGTCAAAGCTTGTCGCCTTCACGATCGATTACATGATCTGT TTAAatgggttgatttgccacctctagttACAACATATGATGAACCCTATGCTTCTTTTCCTGATTCAAATTATGGCTTTGATTTGTATTTTGACCATCAGTTACAGCCTGTAACATATGAGGCCTATCGTTTGAGCATTTTTTTGAAGCGAAATCATTTTGTTGAATCAAGACCTTCTGGCCTGGGCACCCGTTCTTTGATATTCTTTGCTTCTGCTGATTCAGAGCCAAGATGCCCTCATGACATCTCATTCATTTGctacaattttaaatttctccgGGTGTTAGATCTTGAATGCATCAACATGGGCATTTCATTCCCTTTTGAAATAGGACTACTGGTTGGACTGAGATATTTAGCAGTTAGTGGGTATGTGCGCTCTATTCCACAGTCAATAGCCAACCTCCGAAACCTAGAAACTTTGGTTGTGAAGGGATTACGAGGTAAGGTTGTGTTACCTGTTACTATTTGGCACATGAAAAGGCTAAGGCATCTCCATGTCAATAAACATGTTGCTTTCAACTGGGATGATGAACTGCTTGGAGGTCACTTTCAGTTAGAGAATCTGGTTAGCTTTTCCTGTCCGTCTCTTTCTTGTGGTGAAGATGCTGAAAAGATATTAAAAAGATTCCCAAATCTTTGCAAACTGAGATGCATGTTATTTGAATCATGGGATTCTTCTAAGATTTGCAATCAGCTTCCAAGATTTAATTTTCTAACTCATTTGGAGTCACTGAATATATTTTACTATGGACGGGCTCTTGATGCCAGCAAATTCATTCTCCCATTTAAATTAAAGAATTTAACTCTTTCAAACTTTCACCTACCATGGAGTTACACTTCTGTAATTGGGAGACTACCACACCTCCAGGTTCTTAAATTGCTTTCTGGCGCCTTTGAGGGGCAAATATGGCACTTGGGGGAGCAAGAGTTCCGGGAACTTGTATTCTTGAAGTTAGATACTCTAAATATTGTCCAATGGAGTGCCTTTTCTTATCACTTCCCTAAGCTTCAACATCTCATAATACAGAATTGCAAAGACCTTTTGAAAGTGCCATATGATTTTGTGCACATACCTAAACTGCAGAGGATTGAAGTTCTGTGGAGCGGACAATGTACAGAAGAGTCAGCAAAAAAAATTGGGGAAGCAACAGGGAAGATCAAAGTCGTAATCAATTCTTTATAA